A part of Astyanax mexicanus isolate ESR-SI-001 chromosome 2, AstMex3_surface, whole genome shotgun sequence genomic DNA contains:
- the pnpla3 gene encoding patatin-like phospholipase domain containing 3, with protein sequence MFDLKGGWNISFAGCGFLGVYHIGVASCLLEQAPYLIKGANKIFGASAGALTASVLTTQACLEKCCEDVIDVAKEARKRNLGPLHPTFNLVKVVRSGLQRDLPEDAHIRASGKLFISLTRVSDGANVLVSDFSSKDELIQALICSCFIPVYCGLIPPAFRGVRYVDGGMSDNMPQSEFKNTITISPFSGENDICPKDNSSSFHELRVTNTSIQVNWGNVYRLSKALFPPEPKVLAEMCQSGYRDAFRFLKTNNLLGTACPTTDLVLMQDTPTCCCTSIKNTDVSESTKNWLLRRLRLLRTHHWWLDEQLVNNLPTPIKKVFCEACREKQGLFSQITDLLPVRVASYLLMPCTLPVESAYSVVQRFMEWIPEMPTDARCLYKVVGSVYRHSWKNAPKSGSGIPVRRCVSGPPALSMKPPTLEHEGFLPFSAIDLHRLNWDLPNTPEEPLTPDTSSPTHKEICFFVDSEDDSE encoded by the exons ATGTTTGACCTAAAGGGCGGCTGGAACATCTCGTTCGCCGGTTGCGGTTTTTTAGGGGTTTATCACATCGGGGTGGCGAGCTGTCTGCTGGAGCAGGCACCCTACCTCATCAAAGGAGCCAACAAGATCTTCGGAGCTTCTGCAGGAGCCCTGACTGCCTCTGTCCTCACCACCCAGGCCTGCTTAG AAAAGTGCTGTGAGGATGTGATCGATGTGGCTAAAGAGGCTCGGAAGCGCAACCTGGGTCCATTACACCCCACCTTCAACCTGGTGAAGGTGGTGCGCTCGGGCCTGCAGCGTGACCTACCTGAAGACGCACACATTCGTGCCTCCGGTAAACTGTTCATCTCTCTCACGCGCGTCAGTGACGGAGCGAATGTGCTGGTATCAGACTTCTCTTCTAAAGATGAGCTCATCCAG GCACTTATCTGTAGCTGTTTTATCCCTGTGTATTGTGGGCTGATCCCTCCTGCCTTCCGCGGAGTT aggtATGTGGACGGTGGGATGAGTGATAATATGCCCCAGTCAGAGTTTAAGAACACCATCACCATTTCTCCTTTCTCTGGAGAGAACGACATCTGTCCCAAAGATAACTCCAGCAGCTTCCATGAGCTGCGGGTCACCAACACCAGCATTCAGGTCAACTGGGGAAACGTGTACAGGCTCAGCAAGGCCCTCTTCCCTCCAGAGCCCAAG GTATTGGCTGAGATGTGTCAGAGCGGGTACAGAGATGCCTTCAGGTTCCTCAAAACCAACA ATCTGCTGGGAACTGCGTGCCCAACCACAGACCTGGTCCTGATGCAGGACACGCCCACCTGCTGCTGCACCAGTATAAAAAACACTGACGTCTCAGAATCCACAAAGAACTGGCTACTGCGGAGACTCCGCCTCCTGAGAACACACCACTGGTGGCTGGATGAGCAGCTTGTTAATAACCTTCCCACACCCATTAAAAAAG tgttctGTGAAGCATGTAGAGAGAAGCAGGGCCTGTTTTCTCAGATCACTGATCTGTTGCCAGTACGCGTGGCCTCGTACCTGCTAATGCCCTGCACTCTTCCAGTGGAGTCTGCGTACTCTGTGGTTCAGAG GTTTATGGAGTGGATTCCAGAAATGCCGACAGACGCACGCTGTCTTTACAAGGTGGTAGGAAGTGTTTACCGACACTCGTggaaaaatgctccaaaatcggGAAG TGGAATTCCTGTGAGACGGTGTGTGAGTGGGCCGCCTGCATTATCCATGAAGCCACCTACATTGGAGCATGAAGGATTCCTGCCATTTTCAGCCATTGATCTCCATCGTTTAAACTGGGATTTACCAAACACCCCTGAGGAGCCTCTGACTCCTGACACATCCAGCCCCACCCATAAAGAGATCTGCTTTTTTGTTGACTCAGAGGACGACTCTGAATGA